A part of Salvelinus alpinus chromosome 5, SLU_Salpinus.1, whole genome shotgun sequence genomic DNA contains:
- the LOC139577148 gene encoding uncharacterized protein: MYPKSKRKMFSQIISAEIALGLVLCTAYRIISKNIFSQQEESHPVDSEQFELTRSLVCVWLASNIKFLLIKCNSNPVSLSAHSTSRLIAFLALLLDSCYGIHSQRVYTNERSTVDMAVCSFFIVSSVVLFFLDHSQLQSRVDLRMIFSDSQKFFLQMDFFATFVFGLLWLAFPDWLLGFQPIAGSKDIFHLHLSRAFGAMMVGDSFVSFTTQNFQPNKEKPSVFISRAVGSLVLLVFLVHSQLSTSAWAPAQVWFGLVGASLWTGNSILGYLSYKQQNM; the protein is encoded by the exons ATGTATCCGAAAAGTAAAAGAAAAATGTTTAGTCAAATTATTTCGGCAGAAATTGCTTTAGGTCTTGTTCTGTGTACAGCATATCGGATCATTTCGAAGAACATTTTCAGTCAACAG GAGGAGAGTCACCCGGTTGACAGTGAACAGTTTGAGCTAACAAGGTCACTAGTGTGTGTATGGCTTGCAAGCAACATAAAGTTCCTACTCATTAAATGCAACAGCAATCCAGTTTCACTGTCTGCACATTCAACATCCAGGCTGATT GCATTTCTGGCACTTCTACTGGATAGCTGCTACGGAATTCATTCTCAGAGAGTATATACTAACGAA CGGTCTACAGTGGACATGGCCGTGTGCTCTTTCTTCATAGTGAGCAGTGTTGTCCTCTTCTTTTTGGACCATAGCCAGCTGCAGAGCAGAGTGGACTTGCGCATGATCTTCAGTGACTCTCAGAAGTTCTTCCTTCAGATGGACTTTTTTGCCACCTTTGTCTTTGGCCTCCTCTGGCTGGCCTTCCCCGATTGGCTCCTAGGATTCCAG CCCATTGCAGGTTCTAAGGACATCTTCCATCTTCACCTCAGTAGAGCCTTTGGCGCCATGATGGTTGGTGACAGTTTTGTCTCTTTTACAACACAGAATTTCCAACCCAACAAAGAAAAGCCGTCAGTGTTCATAAGCCGAGCAGTG GGCAGCTTGGTGCTGCTGGTGTTCCTGGTCCACTCTCAGCTGAGCACCTCTGCCTGGGCCCCTGCCCAGGTCTGGTTTGGCCTGGTGGGAGCCAGCCTCTGGACAGGAAACTCCATCTTAGGTTACCTCAGCTATAAACAACAAAATATGTAA